The following proteins are encoded in a genomic region of Liolophura sinensis isolate JHLJ2023 chromosome 7, CUHK_Ljap_v2, whole genome shotgun sequence:
- the LOC135470354 gene encoding probable cytochrome P450 CYP44 has product MNGMQLCSLKIFYPQRTLLNCKYALGSEVLKTVCRSTCTEVGSISSFGKSKKEEDIDFRNAKAFSEMPGPKGLPYIGTLLEYRLGRFKIERYVDALLERHRMYGPIVKETLLGHTSVHLFHPELVKQYYRNEEKLPYVPPLVEATQLYRKKQKYSPGLGNMNGEEWYRLRSAVQQMMMRPKEVSAFFPHVACVADDFIRRISKIRDVKGEVPNTLNEFAKWSMESSGLVCFEKRFGCLDDEGNVEAQQAIDAVRTIFKVSSQLKFSLPLHEFVPTPKWKKLEAAEGFLYSYVLRNMEQTISAIDDLQKKGQLAEDKYMFMSYLLSRKGLSYDDVTILTLSLFSDPQSTTSPMLLFNMYCLAKNPEVQDKLSREIEQTFPGDEPVTVEKLGKMPYLKACVKETFRLFPTGPETSRLAPRDMVIGGYQIPAGVRIDLHNFVMCMSAEYFADPEKYLPERWIKNDSAQNIHPFIMIPFGHGPRMCIGRRFAEQELYVMLTKLVRKFHIQWHNSDMVVKYELLLSPKKPANFTFVDRK; this is encoded by the exons atgaatggGATGCAattatgttcactgaaaatATTCTATCCACAAAGAACTCTTCTCAACTGCAAGTATGCTCTAGGCTCCGAGGTATTGAAGACTGTATGTAGATCCACATGCACTGAGGTTGGCTCTATTAGTAGCTTTGGAAAGTCCAAGAAAGAAGAAGATATAGACTTCAGAAATGCTAAAGCATTCTCTGAAATGCCAGGTCCCAAAGGGTTGCCTTACATAGGAACATTGCTTGAATATCGTTTGG GCCGTTTTAAAATTGAAAGGTATGTGGATGCTTTGTTGGAGCGCCACAGGATGTATGGTCCAATCGTGAAAGAGACTCTACTCGGCCACACCTCTGTGCATCTCTTCCATCCAGAGTTGGTAAAGCAGTATTACAGAAATGAAGAGAAACTGCCCTATGTACCGCCTCTGGTAGAAGCAACTCAGTTGTAtcgaaaaaaacagaaatattctcCAGGACTAGGAAACAT GAATGGAGAAGAGTGGTATAGACTGAGGTCAGCTGTTCAGCAGATGATGATGAGACCAAAAGAAGTTTCGGCATTTTTCCCACATGTAGCTTGCGTTGCTGATGACTTCATTCGACGAATAAGCAAGATCCGTGATGTCAAAGGAGAAGTTCCTAATACCCTTAATGAGTTTGCAAAGTGGTCTATGGAAT CCTCTGGATTAGTATGCTTTGAAAAGAGATTTGGTTGCTTGGATGATGAAGGAAATGTAGAAGCACAACAGGCAATTGATGCAGTGAGAACGATTTTTAAGGTTTCTTCACAGCTGAAGTTTTCCCTTCCTCTTCATGAATTTGTTCCCACACCCAAGTGGAAAAAGTTAGAGGCTGCAGAGGGTTTCTTGTACAG TTATGTATTACGTAACATGGAGCAGACAATTTCTGCGATTGATGACCTGCAGAAGAAGGGCCAATTAGCTGAGgacaaatacatgttcatgtccTACCTGCTATCCAGGAAAGGGCTGAGCTATGATGATGTCACCATCCTGACTCTGTCACTGTTTAGTGATCCACAGAGCACA ACTTCTCCCATGCTGCTTTTTAACATGTACTGTTTAGCAAAGAATCCAGAAGTACAAGATAAGTTGTCCAGAGAAATTGAGCAGACTTTCCCTGGAGATGAGCCTGTCACTGTGGAAAAATTGGGCAAAATGCCCTATCTCAAAGCCTGTGTCAAGGAAACTTTCAG GTTGTTCCCAACGGGACCTGAAACCTCCCGTTTGGCCCCCAGGGACATGGTGATTGGAGGCTATCAGATACCTGCGGGG GTACGTATTGATCTGCACAACTTTGTCATGTGTATGTCAGCTGAGTACTTTGCGGACCCAGAGAAGTATCTTCCTGAACGTTGGATCAAAAATGATTCAGCCCAGAACATACACCCTTTCATCATGATCCCCTTTGGCCATGGCCCTCGGATGTGTATTG gaAGGCGATTTGCAGAACAAGAGCTGTATGTGATGCTGACAAAGCTTGTGAGGAAGTTTCACATTCAATGGCACAACTCTGACATGGTTGTGAAGTACGAATTATTATTGTCTCCAAAGAAACCTGCAAACTTCACATTTGTGGACAGAAAATAG